A stretch of uncultured Flavobacterium sp. DNA encodes these proteins:
- a CDS encoding DUF4105 domain-containing protein, which translates to MKNVIFKKTLFSLLLLLSFIGFSQNLPLSKDAKISVITCGLGNETYSYFGHTAIRVTDPTNNIDLVYNYGAFDFRTPNFVMKFAKGDLQYFVVVHPFVDFMNEYTYEKRSVFEQELLIPQDTKQKLFDNLNTTLLSEDRYYIYKFIDKNCTSMVVEIINKALNGEVITKKGDNDITYRSILFPYFDGHFYDKLGTSIIFGTKVDQLGTKIFLPFELKNSLEKTTFKNKPLVSNSKTLLQFEKETPISWWNNIFTYIIILLFIVLINKRIIDNIYLLALSFIGILFVFMGFYSFHHELAMNYNVLLLSPLLLILVIFSIAKNKKWSYRFAVLHLIFLVIYSLFIINKAHFFIVLPMIITSGVILVRIAIQNKKPIPIII; encoded by the coding sequence CTTTATCAAAAGATGCTAAGATAAGCGTCATCACTTGCGGATTGGGCAACGAAACGTATTCTTATTTTGGTCATACGGCTATTCGTGTTACTGATCCAACAAACAATATTGATTTGGTTTACAATTATGGAGCTTTTGATTTTAGAACACCCAATTTTGTAATGAAGTTTGCAAAAGGTGATTTACAGTATTTTGTCGTTGTGCATCCATTTGTCGATTTCATGAATGAATATACGTATGAGAAAAGGAGTGTTTTTGAACAAGAACTTCTTATTCCGCAGGATACAAAGCAAAAACTTTTTGATAATTTAAACACGACTTTACTTTCTGAAGATCGTTATTATATCTATAAATTTATTGATAAAAACTGTACCTCGATGGTTGTTGAAATTATCAATAAGGCTTTAAATGGAGAAGTAATTACAAAAAAAGGAGATAATGATATTACTTATCGCTCTATTTTATTCCCCTATTTTGATGGGCATTTCTATGATAAATTAGGCACAAGTATTATTTTTGGAACTAAAGTAGATCAATTAGGAACCAAAATATTTTTACCATTTGAACTAAAGAATAGTTTAGAGAAAACCACCTTTAAGAATAAGCCTTTAGTAAGTAACAGTAAAACATTATTGCAGTTCGAAAAAGAAACGCCAATCTCATGGTGGAACAACATCTTCACTTATATTATCATTCTACTTTTTATAGTATTAATAAACAAGCGAATAATTGATAATATTTATCTTTTAGCATTATCTTTTATAGGAATCCTTTTTGTTTTTATGGGATTCTATTCTTTTCACCATGAACTGGCTATGAATTATAATGTGCTTCTGCTTAGTCCTCTTTTGTTAATTTTAGTTATTTTTTCAATTGCAAAAAATAAAAAATGGTCTTATCGATTTGCCGTTTTACACCTAATTTTTTTAGTTATTTATTCTCTTTTCATAATCAACAAAGCACACTTTTTTATTGTTTTACCAATGATTATTACAAGTGGAGTAATCTTAGTTAGAATCGCAATTCAAAATAAAAAACCAATTCCTATTATTATCTAA